The endosymbiont of Bathymodiolus septemdierum str. Myojin knoll sequence TCAAATTCGCCCCTTGTAGTTGTGCATTCAGCAAATCCGCCCCTTGTAGTTGTGCATCCATCAAATTCGCCCCTTGTAGTTGTGCATTATCAAATTCGCCCCTTGTAGTTGTGTGTGCCGCAAATTCGCCCCTTGTAGTTGTGCACCTATCAAATTCGCCCCTTGTAGTTGTGTGTGCCGCAAATTCGCCCCTTGTAGTTGTGTGTGCCACAAATTCGCCCCTTGTAGTTGTGCATGCAGCAAATTCGCCCCTTGTAGTTGTGCGTGCGATAAATCTAAGGTTTCGTCATAAATCCGGTGGTGCAGGTAGGTTTCTTGCAAATCTACGCCTAATAAACTGATGTTATTAGTGGGGAAATCGTGATTAATCAATAAATTAAACCACTCTTCATGAGCAATAATATTGAGTTGTTTAGTGAGTGAACAACGGTTTATCGCATCTGCTATGCTGAGATTTTTTTGTTTTTTTACTTCTTGCAAGATTTTTTGATGCTGAGTGGCTAAACTGGCGCGGAAAATCTCATACGCACCCCGCCTAAAACTCTCACCATATTCGCCTTTGAGATAGCCGCGCAAAGAATGCAGCGCCGATATTTGCAGGGCAATCTTGTTGTCTGCGTTGTCTTCATCGCCCTCAATATTGCCGGTTGCCCAGCGTTGTAGTTGTTGAAATTCTTTAAGATTGGTGTCTTTTCTGGCGTTGTCAAGTTCCATTAAGTGATTCTTATCACGAAATATCCAAATAACAAAAACAATAGGGGCAGACATCACGATACCTGAGACGCCTACAGAGGTTATCTTAATAAGAATATTATCGATATTAGCAACAAACCAAGGCACATAGGTGCTATTAAATGACGCAACAACAACGGCTGCAGAAATAACACCGAATGCCCTTTTTGTCGTATTGGCAGTTTTTTTATGGTTGTTATGGATGCGCCTAAATTCGGCAATTTTGTTTTGATGTTGCCAATAGGATTGATTAAATTGATGGGTGTAAAAGTTTCTAAAATATCCATTATCAAATACATATCTTAGGTCAATATTTTTATATACTTTAATTTTCTGTAGTTTTTCGCTAAACCCGCTCAAAATATCGCCCCCTTAAAAGTAGCCGTGGATTGTGTTTATCATCAATAAAACTACTGCGCTTATGAATGACATTGTTACATATCATACCTTGGTTTTTTGCCATTAAATGTTGAAAATGATAATCACTGCCTGCGGCTAAAATATCGTCCAATAAGGCGACGGCGGCAACGACTTCACTGGTAAATTGCACATTTTTTTTACGCTGGGTGTAACGCAAATAAAGCCGTTTGTTGTCTTGCATAAAAATTGCACCTGTTGATTTGGGGCGCAAGATTTTGCCATTTTCACTGTGCGCGGGGATGCTCATGGCATCGATTTTGGTGAGTAATTCGGCAGCCTCTGGGCTTTGTTGGCGTAATAAAATATAGAGTATTTCATTATCCAGCCAGCTGTTTTCTCCACCATGATTGGCAGGGTTGACGCAGAATAAACTAAAACTGCGAATGCGCTTATCAGGATGATTGTAATAGCCGTCGGTATGCCAGCCGATGGCTTTATTGGTGTAGGGAATAAATTCGCCTTGTTGCTTGTTGCCTGTTGGGGTAATGTGTGCCAAGCCGTCCTTTTGCACATAAAGATGCTGGTCTTGATTGTTCAAACCAAATTGTTGATTAAATTGGTTGATGGCATTGGCATAATCGGCTTGCGCCGTGATGGCAAATAAAGCAAAATTATTGTAACGACAAAGTTGCTGGATTTTATCTTTTTCAGTATTGGTCAGCGCATACGGGTTGGCAATCTCAACCAAACATGCCTCAATATTGCTTTCGGCATTGGCAAGTTTTTCATCTCGCCAGTATTTATAATCATCTGAATTGTCAAATAGCATTTCGCTATTTTAATTCATTGAGAAAAAAAATCTAAAATTTATGCAATAATTAGCCGTTGATTCTTTTATTAATGGTCCATTGCTGCAATATTGACAAGGTATTGTTGAATACCCAATAAAGCACCAATCCCGACGGAAACCACAAAAACATCACTGTGAACACTAACGGCAACGCCATCATAATCTTAGCCTGTATTGGATCAGCCGGTGGTGGGTTTAGTTTTTGTTGAATAAACATAGAAACACCCATCACAATTGGCAGGATGTAATACGGGTCCATTGCTGATAAGTCTGGCATCCACCAAAAAGCCGTTTGGCGTAATTCAATAGTATCAAGCAACATCCAATAAAAAGCAATAAATACCGGGATTTGCACCATAATCGGCAGACAACCAGAGGCGGGATTTATTTTCTCTTTCTTATACAGTTCCATGGTTTTTTGCCCCATTTTTTGCTTGTCATCGCCATAGGTTTCTTTGAGTTTTGCTAATCTTGGTGCTAATTTTCTCATACCCGCCATTGAGCGATAAGATTTTTCACTAAGCGGATAAAATGTTAACTTAATCAAGAAAGTAATCAAAATAATTGACCAACCCCAACTGCCAATAAACTCGTTAATTTTATGAATGCCCCATGATAGTGGACTGGCGAGAATATCCAAAAACCCATAATCTAGTGTGTAATGCAAGCCTGTTGCCACCTTTTCAATTTTGCCATATTCTTTCGGCCCAACATAAAGTTGATTAGTCGCCAATGTGGCTGTCGTTCCCGCAGCCACGGTCATTTGTTGATTGGCATTGGTTAATTTGTAAATGCCCTTACTTACCTTGGCAGAAAAGTGTTGCGTTTCATTTTGATTTGGAATCCACGCTGCAATAAAATATTGTTGCGCCATTGCTATCCAGCCACCCTGTGCTTGCTGCGATTCAAAATCTTCCCAATTTTTAAACTTATTTTTTTGCACGCTGTCTTTTGCTTTGTCATACACAATGCCGCCCGTAAAAGTCGGCATCGTCACATTGCCTTGATCAATTGGATGGCGACTCAAACGCACATACGACTTAACTGGAATGTCTTGGCTGGTGTTGTTTTTAATTTGATAATCCACGCCCACCACATAACTGCCTTTCTTAAAGTGATAATTCTTCACCACTTGAACGCCGTTTTTACCCTGCCAAGTCAATGGCACCAGTAAAGTATCGCCATTCATTTGATAATCAGTATTGACAGAACGAAAATTAGACAAATGCGTCGGTAACAAATCATTGCTTGATGCTAAACCACTTTGCGCTTGGAATACTTGCCCTGCTTTGTCACTCAATAATTGAAACTTCTCTTCACTGCCCATTTCAACAGGATAGTTATTCAAGAAAGCATTTTGAATCGTGCCACCTTTGTGACTGATTTCTACCGTCAACAAATCCGTGGTTACCGTAGTAAACCCACCCTTTTGAACAACAGTTGGCATAGTCGGCAAATCAATTTCCACTTGTTGCGTGTCCATCATCGGTAC is a genomic window containing:
- the yidC gene encoding membrane protein insertase YidC; its protein translation is MNNQKLFLGIAIFLTVFILWDKWQITQTVDADGNVVRKTTTTLIGAPTANGDVPMMDTQQVEIDLPTMPTVVQKGGFTTVTTDLLTVEISHKGGTIQNAFLNNYPVEMGSEEKFQLLSDKAGQVFQAQSGLASSNDLLPTHLSNFRSVNTDYQMNGDTLLVPLTWQGKNGVQVVKNYHFKKGSYVVGVDYQIKNNTSQDIPVKSYVRLSRHPIDQGNVTMPTFTGGIVYDKAKDSVQKNKFKNWEDFESQQAQGGWIAMAQQYFIAAWIPNQNETQHFSAKVSKGIYKLTNANQQMTVAAGTTATLATNQLYVGPKEYGKIEKVATGLHYTLDYGFLDILASPLSWGIHKINEFIGSWGWSIILITFLIKLTFYPLSEKSYRSMAGMRKLAPRLAKLKETYGDDKQKMGQKTMELYKKEKINPASGCLPIMVQIPVFIAFYWMLLDTIELRQTAFWWMPDLSAMDPYYILPIVMGVSMFIQQKLNPPPADPIQAKIMMALPLVFTVMFLWFPSGLVLYWVFNNTLSILQQWTINKRING
- a CDS encoding TauD/TfdA family dioxygenase, whose translation is MLFDNSDDYKYWRDEKLANAESNIEACLVEIANPYALTNTEKDKIQQLCRYNNFALFAITAQADYANAINQFNQQFGLNNQDQHLYVQKDGLAHITPTGNKQQGEFIPYTNKAIGWHTDGYYNHPDKRIRSFSLFCVNPANHGGENSWLDNEILYILLRQQSPEAAELLTKIDAMSIPAHSENGKILRPKSTGAIFMQDNKRLYLRYTQRKKNVQFTSEVVAAVALLDDILAAGSDYHFQHLMAKNQGMICNNVIHKRSSFIDDKHNPRLLLRGRYFERV
- a CDS encoding pentapeptide repeat-containing protein, which produces MSGFSEKLQKIKVYKNIDLRYVFDNGYFRNFYTHQFNQSYWQHQNKIAEFRRIHNNHKKTANTTKRAFGVISAAVVVASFNSTYVPWFVANIDNILIKITSVGVSGIVMSAPIVFVIWIFRDKNHLMELDNARKDTNLKEFQQLQRWATGNIEGDEDNADNKIALQISALHSLRGYLKGEYGESFRRGAYEIFRASLATQHQKILQEVKKQKNLSIADAINRCSLTKQLNIIAHEEWFNLLINHDFPTNNISLLGVDLQETYLHHRIYDETLDLSHAQLQGANLLHAQLQGANLWHTQLQGANLRHTQLQGANLIGAQLQGANLRHTQLQGANLIMHNYKGRI